A window from Pseudonocardia cypriaca encodes these proteins:
- the nuoE gene encoding NADH-quinone oxidoreductase subunit NuoE, protein MTLPEGTPESFGPITGPEEVVFEPVVEDAGPVVERFDELTRQRTKEIIAKYPQSRSALLPLLHLVQSVEGHVSQDGIRYCAEALELSTAEVSAVATFYTMYKRTPCGQHLVSVCTNTLCAALGGDDIYKRLSEKLGVGHEGTAGEPGATGSITLEHAECLAACDLAPVLQVNYEYFDNQTPESAEELVEALQRGEKPHPTRGAPLTDFRTVELELAGIFPDLETSVEGASAAPESLRGARLASERGWTAPAMPDSPPAFPALPEKN, encoded by the coding sequence GTGACTCTCCCCGAGGGAACGCCGGAGTCCTTCGGCCCGATCACCGGCCCGGAGGAAGTGGTCTTCGAGCCGGTCGTCGAGGACGCCGGGCCCGTCGTCGAGCGGTTCGACGAGCTCACGCGCCAGCGCACCAAGGAGATCATCGCGAAGTACCCGCAGTCGCGGTCGGCGCTGCTCCCGCTGCTGCACCTGGTGCAGTCGGTGGAGGGGCACGTCAGCCAGGACGGCATCCGGTACTGCGCGGAGGCACTGGAGCTGTCCACGGCCGAGGTCTCGGCGGTGGCCACCTTCTACACGATGTACAAGCGCACCCCGTGCGGGCAGCACCTGGTGAGCGTGTGCACCAACACCCTGTGCGCGGCGCTGGGCGGCGACGACATCTACAAGCGGCTGTCGGAGAAGCTCGGGGTGGGCCACGAGGGCACCGCGGGCGAGCCGGGCGCGACCGGCTCGATCACGCTGGAGCACGCCGAGTGCCTCGCGGCCTGCGACCTCGCGCCGGTGCTGCAGGTCAACTACGAGTACTTCGACAACCAGACGCCGGAGTCGGCGGAGGAGCTGGTGGAGGCGCTGCAGCGGGGCGAGAAGCCGCACCCGACCCGCGGCGCCCCGCTCACCGACTTCCGCACCGTGGAGCTGGAGCTCGCCGGGATCTTCCCCGACCTCGAGACCAGCGTGGAGGGCGCGTCGGCGGCACCGGAGTCGCTGCGCGGCGCGCGGCTCGCCTCCGAGCGCGGCTGGACGGCCCCCGCGATGCCCGACTCCCCGCCCGCGTTCCCTGCTCTGCCGGAGAAGAACTGA
- a CDS encoding NADH-quinone oxidoreductase subunit D — protein MSSDTFDAYAPERETTEGKVYTVTGGDWDTLLDEEHDDRIVINMGPQHPSTHGVLRLVLELEGETVQQARSVIGYLHTGIEKNCEYRTWTQGVTFVTRMDYLAPLFNETAYCLGVEKLLGVEAPRRAQVARVLLMELTRIGSHLVCLATGGMELGALTGMTAGFREREEVLHLMEFLTGLRMNNAFVRPGGLAQDFPDGWEERVADFVKIMKKRLPDYDKLLTGQPIWRQRLEGVGYLPVDGCLALGATGPILRSAGLPWDLRKIEPYCGYEEYDFEVPVATEADCYARYRLRLAEIHESLKIIEQAAKKMEPGPVMVADRKVAWPAQLSIGSDGMGNSLEHVRKIMGQSMESLIHHFKLVTEGFSVPAGQVYSVVESPRGELGYHLVSDGGTRPVRVHVRDPSFVNLQTMPAMSEGGMVADVIAAVASIDPVMGGVDR, from the coding sequence ATGAGCAGCGACACCTTCGACGCCTACGCCCCGGAGCGGGAGACCACCGAGGGCAAGGTCTACACGGTCACCGGCGGCGACTGGGACACGCTCCTCGACGAGGAGCACGACGACCGCATCGTCATCAACATGGGTCCGCAGCACCCGTCCACCCACGGCGTGCTGCGGCTGGTGCTGGAGCTCGAGGGCGAGACGGTGCAGCAGGCCCGGTCGGTGATCGGCTACCTGCACACCGGCATCGAGAAGAACTGCGAGTACCGCACCTGGACCCAGGGCGTCACGTTCGTGACGCGCATGGACTACCTCGCGCCGCTGTTCAACGAGACCGCCTACTGCCTCGGCGTGGAGAAGCTGCTCGGGGTGGAGGCGCCGCGGCGGGCGCAGGTGGCCCGCGTGCTGCTGATGGAGCTCACCCGCATCGGCTCGCACCTGGTGTGCCTCGCCACCGGCGGCATGGAGCTCGGCGCGCTCACCGGCATGACGGCCGGCTTCCGCGAGCGCGAAGAGGTCCTGCACCTCATGGAGTTCCTCACGGGGCTCCGCATGAACAACGCCTTCGTCCGCCCCGGCGGGCTCGCGCAGGACTTCCCCGATGGCTGGGAGGAGCGGGTCGCCGACTTCGTCAAGATCATGAAGAAGCGGCTGCCGGACTACGACAAGCTGCTCACCGGCCAGCCGATCTGGCGCCAGCGCCTGGAGGGCGTCGGCTACCTGCCCGTGGACGGCTGCCTCGCGCTCGGCGCCACCGGACCGATCCTGCGCTCGGCCGGCCTGCCGTGGGACCTGCGCAAGATCGAGCCGTACTGCGGCTACGAGGAGTACGACTTCGAGGTCCCGGTGGCCACCGAGGCCGACTGCTACGCGCGCTACCGGCTGCGGCTGGCCGAGATCCACGAGTCGCTCAAGATCATCGAGCAGGCGGCGAAGAAGATGGAGCCGGGCCCGGTGATGGTCGCGGACCGCAAGGTCGCGTGGCCCGCGCAGCTGTCCATCGGCTCCGACGGCATGGGCAACAGCCTCGAGCACGTCCGCAAGATCATGGGTCAGTCGATGGAGTCGCTGATCCACCACTTCAAGCTGGTCACCGAGGGCTTCTCCGTGCCCGCCGGCCAGGTGTACTCGGTCGTCGAGTCGCCGCGCGGCGAGCTGGGCTACCACCTGGTGTCCGACGGCGGCACGCGGCCCGTGCGCGTCCACGTGCGGGACCCCAGCTTCGTGAACCTGCAGACGATGCCGGCGATGAGCGAAGGCGGCATGGTCGCGGACGTCATCGCGGCCGTCGCGTCGATCGACCCCGTCATGGGAGGTGTGGACCGGTGA
- a CDS encoding NADH-quinone oxidoreductase subunit C encodes MADENTGSSKDDAERTGAPQSSAQQSGADAAEQRARGAEDAKGGEVEQTSAPIDAPSGTEVDEQTTPEGGTRIGPTRERHGMFGVSGSGDTSGFGGLRLPAHVPAPAERPFGGWFDDFADEFGEALDERGIPRGAVQQITIDRGEITFYVRRESIVDICRALRDEDALRFELCSSVSGVDYGADVPQRLHVVYHLTSMTYRRRIRLEVSVDVDDPHVPSVVDVYPTADWHERETWDMFGIVFDGHPALTRILMPDDWDGHPQRKDYPLGGIPVEYKGAEIPPPDQRRSYT; translated from the coding sequence ATGGCTGACGAGAACACCGGCAGCTCCAAGGACGACGCCGAGCGCACCGGCGCCCCGCAGTCGTCGGCGCAGCAGAGCGGCGCCGACGCCGCCGAGCAGCGGGCGCGCGGCGCGGAGGACGCCAAGGGCGGCGAGGTCGAGCAGACCTCCGCCCCGATCGACGCGCCGTCCGGCACCGAGGTCGACGAGCAGACCACCCCGGAGGGCGGCACCCGCATCGGGCCCACCCGCGAGCGGCACGGCATGTTCGGCGTGTCCGGCTCCGGTGACACGTCCGGGTTCGGCGGCCTCCGGCTGCCCGCGCACGTGCCCGCCCCGGCCGAGCGCCCCTTCGGTGGCTGGTTCGACGACTTCGCCGACGAGTTCGGCGAGGCCCTCGACGAGCGCGGCATCCCGCGCGGCGCCGTGCAGCAGATCACGATCGACCGCGGCGAGATCACCTTCTACGTGCGGCGCGAGTCGATCGTCGACATCTGCCGCGCGCTGCGCGACGAGGACGCACTGCGCTTCGAGCTGTGCTCCTCGGTCTCCGGTGTCGACTACGGCGCGGACGTGCCGCAGCGCCTGCACGTCGTCTACCACCTGACGTCGATGACCTACCGCCGCCGCATCCGCCTCGAGGTGTCGGTGGACGTCGACGACCCGCACGTGCCGAGCGTCGTGGACGTCTACCCGACGGCCGACTGGCACGAGCGCGAGACGTGGGACATGTTCGGCATCGTCTTCGACGGCCACCCCGCCCTCACCCGGATCCTCATGCCGGACGACTGGGACGGCCACCCGCAGCGCAAGGACTACCCGCTCGGCGGGATCCCGGTGGAGTACAAGGGCGCGGAGATCCCGCCGCCGGACCAGCGGAGGTCGTACACATGA
- a CDS encoding NuoB/complex I 20 kDa subunit family protein, which translates to MGLEEHLPSGVLLTSVEKLVNWTRKSSLWPATFGLACCAIEMMTTGAPRYDLARFGMEVFRASPRQADLMIVAGRVSNKMAPVLRQIYDQMPEPRWVLAMGVCASSGGMFNNYAIVQGVDHVVPVDMYLPGCPPRPEMLMDAILKIHAKIMDEPLGTRRAAELAASGHKTELVPSSIKFAPKKKLAEK; encoded by the coding sequence ATGGGTCTCGAAGAGCACCTGCCCAGCGGCGTACTGCTGACCAGCGTCGAGAAGCTGGTCAACTGGACGCGCAAGTCGTCGCTGTGGCCCGCCACGTTCGGGCTCGCCTGTTGCGCCATCGAGATGATGACGACCGGTGCGCCCCGCTACGACCTCGCCCGCTTCGGCATGGAGGTCTTCCGCGCCTCGCCGCGGCAGGCCGACCTGATGATCGTCGCCGGCCGGGTGAGCAACAAGATGGCCCCGGTCCTGCGCCAGATCTACGACCAGATGCCCGAGCCCCGCTGGGTGCTCGCGATGGGCGTCTGCGCCTCGTCCGGCGGCATGTTCAACAACTACGCGATCGTGCAGGGCGTCGACCACGTCGTGCCCGTCGACATGTACCTGCCCGGCTGCCCGCCGCGGCCGGAGATGCTGATGGACGCGATCCTCAAGATCCACGCCAAGATCATGGACGAGCCGCTCGGGACGCGGCGGGCCGCCGAGCTGGCCGCGAGCGGCCACAAGACCGAGCTGGTGCCGTCGTCGATCAAGTTCGCCCCCAAGAAGAAGCTGGCGGAGAAGTGA
- a CDS encoding NADH-quinone oxidoreductase subunit A, with translation MLDPYLPLVLLFALAGAFALFSVTAAPYVGPRRYNRAKLDAYECGIEPSPQPVVGGGRMPVAYYLTAMLFILFDIEMVFLYPFAVSADALGLFGLVEIVLFIVTVGFAYVYVWRRGGLDWN, from the coding sequence ATGCTCGATCCCTACCTCCCGCTGGTGCTGTTGTTCGCCCTGGCAGGTGCGTTCGCCCTGTTCTCGGTGACGGCGGCACCGTACGTCGGCCCCCGCCGCTACAACCGGGCGAAGCTCGACGCCTACGAGTGCGGCATCGAGCCTTCGCCCCAGCCGGTGGTGGGCGGCGGCCGGATGCCGGTCGCCTACTACCTCACGGCGATGCTGTTCATCCTGTTCGACATCGAGATGGTCTTCCTCTACCCGTTCGCGGTGAGCGCCGACGCGCTCGGCCTGTTCGGGCTGGTGGAGATCGTGCTGTTCATCGTCACGGTCGGCTTCGCGTACGTCTACGTGTGGCGGCGCGGCGGGCTGGATTGGAACTGA
- a CDS encoding geranylgeranyl reductase family protein, with translation MAAPEPTTSDADVIVVGAGPAGSTAAAYLARAGLDVLLLEKSTFPRPKVCGDGFTPRGMKQLIDLGIDCSEANGWLHNKGLRVVGGGVTLELAWPTLASFPNFGAVRPRQDFDELLVRHAEKLGARLHEDTTVTDAITDERTGRVVGVSGTTGKGKEKRPVSFRAPITLACDGVSARLALSLGMVKREDRPMGVAVRRYYNSPRTHDDHLESHLELWDRSDPKDPKLLPGYGWIFGMGDGTSNVGLGILSTSKAYGNTDYRALLKSWLDGTPEEWGYRDENAVGTVGGAALPMGFNRTPHYRPGLLLVGDAGGMVNPFNGEGIAYAMESAAIAARCAVQAHARSGSSAEAALAGYPAAMSQALGSYYRIGNLFSKLIGNPTIMGMATKYGLPRTTLMRFILKLLANLYDPRDGAVGDRVITAMTRLTPSL, from the coding sequence ATGGCCGCGCCCGAACCCACCACATCGGACGCCGACGTCATCGTCGTCGGCGCGGGTCCCGCGGGATCCACCGCCGCCGCATACCTCGCCAGAGCAGGACTGGACGTCCTGCTGCTGGAGAAGTCGACGTTCCCGCGACCGAAGGTGTGCGGCGACGGCTTCACGCCGCGCGGCATGAAGCAGCTCATCGACCTCGGGATCGACTGTTCAGAGGCGAACGGCTGGCTGCACAACAAGGGCCTGCGGGTCGTGGGTGGCGGGGTCACCCTCGAGCTGGCGTGGCCCACGCTCGCGAGCTTCCCGAACTTCGGCGCGGTGCGGCCGCGCCAGGACTTCGACGAGCTGCTCGTGCGCCACGCCGAGAAGCTCGGGGCCCGCCTGCACGAGGACACCACGGTCACCGACGCGATCACCGACGAGCGCACGGGGCGGGTCGTCGGCGTCAGCGGCACCACCGGCAAGGGCAAGGAGAAGCGGCCGGTCTCCTTCCGCGCGCCGATCACCCTGGCCTGCGACGGGGTGAGCGCCCGGCTGGCGCTCTCGCTCGGGATGGTCAAGCGCGAGGACCGCCCGATGGGCGTGGCGGTGCGCCGCTACTACAACTCCCCTCGCACCCACGACGACCACCTCGAGAGCCACCTCGAGCTGTGGGACCGCTCCGACCCGAAGGACCCGAAGCTGCTGCCCGGCTACGGCTGGATCTTCGGCATGGGCGACGGCACCTCGAACGTGGGGCTCGGGATCCTGTCCACGTCGAAGGCCTACGGCAACACCGACTACCGCGCGCTGCTCAAGTCGTGGCTGGACGGCACGCCGGAGGAGTGGGGCTACCGCGACGAGAACGCGGTCGGCACCGTCGGCGGCGCGGCGCTGCCGATGGGCTTCAACCGCACCCCGCACTACCGGCCGGGTCTGCTGCTGGTCGGTGACGCGGGCGGCATGGTCAACCCGTTCAACGGGGAGGGCATCGCCTACGCGATGGAGTCGGCCGCGATCGCGGCGCGCTGCGCCGTGCAGGCCCACGCGCGCTCCGGCTCGTCGGCCGAGGCGGCGCTCGCCGGTTATCCGGCCGCGATGAGCCAGGCGCTGGGCAGCTACTACCGCATCGGCAACCTGTTCTCCAAGCTCATCGGCAACCCGACGATCATGGGCATGGCCACGAAGTACGGCCTCCCGCGCACCACGCTCATGCGCTTCATCCTGAAGCTGCTCGCCAACCTGTACGACCCGAGGGACGGCGCGGTCGGCGACCGCGTGATCACGGCGATGACCAGGCTCACACCGAGCTTGTAG
- a CDS encoding demethylmenaquinone methyltransferase, translated as MSRADLDKDPQDVAAMFDGVARRYDLTNTVLSAGQDRRWRRLTREALGLRPGERVLDLAAGTAVSTVELGRSGAWCIAADFSLGMLRAGAQRPVPKVAADALHLPFRDGAFDAVTISFGLRNVADPDTALAELARVTRPGGRLVVCEFGRPTVAPFRMAYYAGLEHVLPAIARKVSSNPEAYIYLGESIRDWPAQPELARRIAKAGWTDVAWRNLALGAVTLHRATRPVV; from the coding sequence GTGAGCAGGGCCGACCTCGACAAGGACCCGCAGGACGTCGCCGCGATGTTCGACGGTGTCGCACGCCGCTACGACCTGACCAACACCGTGCTCAGCGCGGGACAGGACCGGCGGTGGCGACGGCTCACCCGGGAGGCCCTCGGGCTCCGGCCCGGGGAGCGGGTGCTCGACCTCGCCGCGGGCACGGCCGTCTCCACGGTCGAGCTGGGGCGGTCGGGCGCCTGGTGCATCGCGGCCGACTTCTCGCTCGGGATGCTGCGTGCCGGCGCCCAGCGGCCCGTGCCGAAGGTCGCGGCCGACGCGTTGCACCTGCCGTTCCGCGACGGCGCCTTCGACGCGGTCACGATCTCGTTCGGCCTGCGCAACGTCGCCGACCCCGACACCGCGCTGGCCGAGCTCGCGCGCGTCACGCGGCCGGGCGGACGCCTCGTCGTGTGCGAGTTCGGCCGGCCGACGGTCGCGCCGTTCCGGATGGCCTACTACGCGGGCCTGGAGCACGTGCTGCCGGCGATCGCCCGGAAGGTCTCCAGCAACCCGGAGGCCTACATCTACCTCGGCGAGTCGATCCGCGACTGGCCCGCCCAGCCCGAGCTGGCCCGGCGCATCGCGAAGGCCGGCTGGACGGACGTCGCCTGGCGCAACCTGGCCCTCGGCGCGGTGACTTTGCACCGCGCCACCCGGCCGGTGGTCTGA
- a CDS encoding SDR family oxidoreductase: MGKNIVVTGASSGFGALTVRALADAGHTVYAGMRETAGRNAPAVAELVGYAREHGVDLGAVEMDVGDQASVDAAVERIVAEAGRLDVVVHNAGHMVLGPAEAFTPEQLAAVYDTNVLSTQRVNRAALPHLRAQGDGLVVWVGSSSSRGGTPPYLAPYFAAKAAEDALAVSYAAELARFGIDTTIVVPGAFTSGTNHFAHAGQPENPEIVAAYEERYANLLDQVSERLARLVPADADPAEVARQIARVVDLPKGERPFRVHVDPAHDGAEEVFDHGDRIRADFYRRIGLEDLLRPA; encoded by the coding sequence ATGGGGAAGAACATCGTCGTCACCGGGGCGTCCAGCGGGTTCGGGGCGCTCACCGTCCGAGCGCTCGCCGACGCGGGCCACACCGTCTACGCGGGCATGCGCGAGACCGCGGGCCGCAACGCGCCCGCCGTCGCCGAGCTGGTCGGCTACGCGCGCGAGCACGGGGTCGACCTGGGCGCCGTCGAGATGGACGTGGGCGACCAGGCCTCCGTGGACGCGGCGGTCGAGCGCATCGTCGCCGAGGCCGGCCGCCTCGACGTGGTCGTGCACAACGCGGGGCACATGGTGCTCGGGCCCGCCGAGGCGTTCACACCCGAGCAGCTGGCGGCCGTCTACGACACCAACGTGCTGTCCACGCAACGCGTCAACCGCGCGGCGCTCCCGCACCTGCGCGCCCAGGGTGACGGGCTCGTGGTGTGGGTCGGGTCCAGCAGCAGCCGCGGCGGCACCCCGCCCTACCTCGCCCCGTACTTCGCCGCGAAGGCCGCCGAGGACGCGCTCGCCGTGAGCTACGCGGCCGAGCTCGCCCGCTTCGGCATCGACACGACGATCGTGGTGCCCGGCGCCTTCACGAGCGGGACGAACCACTTCGCCCACGCCGGGCAGCCGGAGAACCCGGAGATCGTGGCGGCCTACGAGGAGCGCTACGCCAACCTGCTCGACCAGGTGTCCGAGCGGCTCGCCCGGCTCGTCCCGGCCGACGCCGACCCGGCCGAGGTGGCCCGACAGATCGCGCGGGTGGTGGACCTCCCCAAGGGTGAGCGGCCGTTCCGCGTGCACGTCGACCCGGCCCACGACGGCGCCGAGGAGGTCTTCGACCACGGCGATCGCATCCGCGCCGACTTCTACCGGCGCATCGGGCTGGAGGACCTGCTGCGCCCCGCGTAG
- a CDS encoding SDR family oxidoreductase: MTESTQRIAIVTGGSGGIGRAVAERLAADGMSVLVHYAGNPRRAEETVDAIVAAGGTATAFRADVADENEVAALFDEAERRYGGVDVVVHTAGIMLLAPLAELDLDDLDRMHRTNIRGTFVVDQQAARRVRSGGAIINFSTSVTKIALPGYTAYAASKGAVDAMTLILARELRGRDITVNAVAPGPTATPLFLEGKEQSVVDHMASMAPLERLGFPADIAEAVAFLAGPARWVNGQVLYANGGII, from the coding sequence ATGACCGAGAGCACTCAGCGCATCGCGATCGTGACCGGTGGCTCCGGGGGCATCGGGCGAGCAGTCGCCGAGCGCCTCGCCGCCGACGGGATGAGCGTGCTGGTGCACTACGCCGGCAACCCGCGGCGGGCCGAGGAGACGGTCGACGCGATCGTCGCGGCGGGCGGCACGGCCACCGCGTTCCGGGCCGACGTCGCGGACGAGAACGAGGTGGCCGCCCTCTTCGACGAGGCGGAGCGGCGTTACGGCGGCGTCGACGTGGTCGTGCACACGGCCGGGATCATGCTGCTCGCCCCGCTCGCCGAGCTGGACCTCGACGACCTCGACCGGATGCACCGCACCAACATCCGCGGGACGTTCGTGGTCGACCAGCAGGCCGCCCGCCGGGTGCGCAGCGGTGGCGCGATCATCAACTTCTCGACCTCGGTCACGAAGATCGCGCTGCCCGGCTACACCGCATACGCCGCCAGCAAGGGCGCCGTCGACGCGATGACCTTGATCCTGGCCAGGGAGCTGCGCGGTCGCGACATCACGGTCAACGCGGTCGCGCCCGGCCCGACCGCCACGCCGCTGTTCCTCGAGGGCAAGGAGCAGTCGGTGGTGGACCACATGGCGTCGATGGCCCCGCTGGAGCGCCTCGGCTTCCCGGCCGACATCGCCGAGGCCGTCGCCTTCCTCGCGGGCCCGGCCCGCTGGGTCAACGGGCAGGTCCTCTACGCCAACGGCGGAATCATCTGA
- a CDS encoding TetR/AcrR family transcriptional regulator: MRTRMLDAAEELLNASPDRDIATRAVCEAVGVGAPVLYRLFGDKNGLLSALVDYGFDRYLATKRAAEPSADPVVDLRNGWDTHVEFARSHPAVYRLMFSPSFATVPSAAQEAMRLLHQVLERCAAAGRLRVESGVAAQMIMSANIGVALNLVTQPENYPDPELSRRVRDAVHAAVLVPDAGGRQADRDGSLVVAALQLAAILRDHPTELGEPETALLLHWLGRLAGGR; the protein is encoded by the coding sequence ATGCGAACGCGGATGCTCGACGCGGCGGAGGAGCTGCTGAACGCCTCACCGGACCGCGACATCGCGACACGTGCGGTGTGCGAGGCGGTCGGCGTCGGTGCGCCGGTGCTCTACCGGCTGTTCGGGGACAAGAACGGCCTGCTCAGCGCGCTGGTGGACTACGGCTTCGACCGCTACCTCGCCACGAAACGGGCCGCCGAGCCGTCCGCCGACCCGGTGGTGGACCTGCGCAACGGATGGGACACCCACGTCGAGTTCGCCCGGTCTCACCCGGCCGTCTACCGCCTGATGTTCTCGCCGAGCTTCGCCACCGTGCCGTCCGCGGCGCAGGAGGCGATGCGCCTGCTGCACCAAGTCCTCGAACGGTGTGCTGCGGCAGGCAGGCTGCGCGTCGAGTCCGGGGTGGCCGCCCAGATGATCATGTCGGCGAACATCGGGGTCGCGCTCAACCTCGTCACCCAGCCCGAGAACTACCCCGACCCGGAACTCTCCCGGCGGGTGCGCGACGCCGTCCACGCCGCGGTGCTCGTCCCGGACGCCGGGGGCCGCCAGGCCGACCGGGACGGGTCCTTGGTCGTCGCGGCGCTGCAGCTCGCCGCCATCCTGCGCGACCACCCGACGGAGCTCGGCGAACCCGAGACGGCGCTGCTGCTGCACTGGCTCGGCAGGCTCGCCGGCGGGCGATGA
- a CDS encoding glycosyltransferase produces the protein MRIIQLANFYGPRSGGLRTALHHLGAGYGARGHEVVLVVPGPRSADELLPTGIRRVTIAAPRLPGTGGYRAVDPWRVQRLLERLRPDAIEVSDRLTLRGLGAWASRHGVPSVVISHERLDRLLAQFLLPGAAARRVADRANARMAAAYDTVVCTTSFARAEFDRIGVRNVAQVPLGVDLTTFSPRHHDPDLRAGLASGAETLLVHCGRLSPEKHPERSIDTVAALGAAGHRVRLVIAGDGPRRPALERRAAGLPVTFLGFVRDRGQLARLLASADVSLAPGPHETFGLSALEALASGTPVVVSASSALPEIVGPSGAAALDRPDAFAAGVTTLLAADEAVRRAAARARAEQFGWPASVAGMLGMLAAS, from the coding sequence TTGAGGATCATCCAGCTGGCGAACTTCTACGGTCCGCGCTCCGGCGGCCTGCGCACCGCGCTGCACCACCTCGGCGCGGGTTACGGGGCGAGGGGCCACGAGGTCGTGCTCGTCGTGCCGGGCCCGCGGTCGGCCGACGAGCTGCTGCCGACCGGGATCCGGCGCGTCACGATCGCAGCGCCCCGGCTGCCCGGCACCGGTGGCTACCGGGCAGTCGACCCCTGGCGGGTGCAGCGCCTGCTGGAGCGGTTGCGGCCCGACGCGATCGAGGTGTCCGACCGCCTCACGCTGCGCGGGCTCGGCGCGTGGGCGTCCCGGCACGGCGTGCCGAGCGTGGTGATCTCCCACGAACGGCTCGACCGCCTGCTCGCGCAGTTCCTGCTCCCGGGCGCCGCGGCCCGGCGCGTCGCCGACCGGGCGAACGCGCGGATGGCCGCGGCCTACGACACCGTCGTCTGCACGACGTCCTTCGCGCGGGCCGAGTTCGACCGCATCGGGGTGCGCAACGTCGCCCAGGTGCCGCTCGGCGTCGACCTGACGACGTTCTCGCCCCGCCACCACGACCCGGACCTGCGCGCCGGCCTCGCCTCCGGCGCGGAGACCCTCCTCGTGCACTGCGGGCGGCTCTCGCCGGAGAAGCACCCCGAGCGCAGCATCGACACCGTCGCCGCGCTGGGCGCGGCCGGGCACCGCGTGCGGCTGGTGATTGCCGGGGACGGCCCCCGCCGGCCCGCGCTGGAACGGCGCGCCGCCGGGCTGCCGGTGACGTTCCTCGGCTTCGTCCGCGACCGCGGGCAGCTCGCCCGGCTGCTGGCGTCGGCCGACGTCTCGCTCGCGCCCGGCCCGCACGAGACGTTCGGGCTGTCAGCCCTCGAGGCGCTGGCCAGCGGCACCCCGGTGGTGGTGTCGGCGTCCTCGGCGCTTCCGGAGATCGTCGGCCCGTCCGGGGCGGCCGCGCTCGACCGGCCCGATGCCTTCGCGGCGGGGGTCACCACGCTGCTCGCCGCCGACGAGGCGGTCCGGCGGGCGGCGGCGCGGGCGCGGGCCGAGCAGTTCGGCTGGCCCGCGTCGGTGGCGGGGATGCTGGGGATGCTCGCCGCGTCCTGA
- a CDS encoding glycosyltransferase family 4 protein produces MRVAIVSECFLPVVNGVTNSVLRVVEHLTEAGHEVLVVAPGMDGPTEYAGAPVVRIRELNLPVVSSMPVGVPSRRVLTALREFAPDVVHLAAPFVVGYRGLAAARRLGIPTVAVYQTDVAGFAASYGLGLTARAAWRWTCRLHGQADRTLAPSSWATAALRARGVPRVHQWARGVDTRRFTPSKRDEGLRAELAPAGELLVGYVGRLAPEKQVQRLAALEGLPGTRLVVVGSGPGEERLRATLPGAAFLGFREGDELARIYASLDVFVHTGPSETFCQAVQEALASGLPVVAPDAGGPRDLVLPGRTGFLVPPHPEGALPDDPAAVAADAELRGAVEALADPQLRRRFGAAARRSVLRRTWSAVCDELVAHYAEVIGGHTAAAA; encoded by the coding sequence GTGCGCGTCGCCATCGTGTCGGAATGCTTCCTCCCCGTGGTCAACGGTGTCACCAACTCGGTGCTCCGGGTCGTCGAGCACCTCACCGAGGCCGGGCACGAGGTGTTGGTGGTGGCGCCCGGCATGGACGGTCCCACCGAGTACGCGGGCGCCCCGGTCGTGCGGATCAGGGAGCTGAACCTGCCGGTGGTCTCGTCGATGCCGGTCGGTGTGCCGAGCAGGCGCGTGCTGACGGCGCTGCGGGAGTTCGCGCCGGACGTCGTGCACCTCGCGGCGCCGTTCGTCGTCGGGTACCGGGGCCTCGCGGCGGCGCGCAGGCTGGGCATCCCGACCGTCGCGGTCTACCAGACCGACGTGGCCGGCTTCGCCGCGTCCTACGGGCTCGGCCTCACCGCCCGCGCGGCCTGGCGCTGGACCTGCCGGCTGCACGGGCAGGCCGACCGCACGCTCGCGCCGTCGAGCTGGGCCACCGCCGCGCTGCGGGCGCGCGGGGTGCCGCGCGTGCACCAGTGGGCCCGCGGCGTCGACACCCGGCGGTTCACCCCGTCGAAGCGCGACGAGGGGCTGCGCGCCGAGCTGGCCCCCGCCGGCGAGCTGCTGGTCGGGTACGTGGGGCGGCTCGCCCCCGAGAAGCAGGTCCAGCGGCTCGCGGCGCTGGAAGGGCTGCCGGGCACCCGGCTCGTCGTGGTGGGCAGCGGGCCCGGCGAGGAGCGCCTGCGCGCGACCCTGCCGGGTGCCGCGTTCCTCGGCTTCCGCGAGGGCGACGAGCTCGCCCGGATCTACGCCTCCCTCGACGTGTTCGTGCACACGGGGCCGTCCGAGACGTTCTGCCAGGCAGTGCAGGAGGCCCTCGCGTCCGGGCTGCCCGTGGTGGCCCCGGACGCGGGCGGCCCGCGCGACCTGGTGCTGCCCGGGCGTACCGGCTTCCTGGTGCCGCCGCACCCGGAGGGCGCCCTGCCGGACGACCCGGCCGCGGTGGCCGCGGACGCCGAGCTGCGCGGTGCGGTCGAGGCCCTCGCCGACCCGCAGCTGCGTCGCCGGTTCGGCGCGGCCGCCCGGCGCTCGGTGCTGCGCCGCACCTGGTCGGCTGTGTGCGACGAGCTGGTCGCCCACTACGCCGAGGTCATCGGCGGGCACACCGCAGCGGCAGCCTGA